One window from the genome of Mumia sp. ZJ1417 encodes:
- a CDS encoding queuosine precursor transporter: MSDDGGAAPAHDGAVRYASRGSTHFDVILAAFCVVLVVSNVVATKGIEIGSGAWSVGSLQLWPVITDGGAFLFPLAYVLGDVISEVYGFRAARRAIVTGFAMAIIASVTFWVVQHAPAASFYENQGAYEAVLGFVPQIVLASLAGYVVGQLLNSVVLVRMKARTAERGLFARLATSTGVGELADTLIFCAIAASVIGITTWGQFWNYAVVGFVYKVGVELLVMPVTMLVIGWLKSREPTYWR, from the coding sequence GTGAGCGACGACGGGGGAGCGGCGCCCGCGCATGACGGCGCGGTCCGCTACGCCTCTCGCGGCTCGACGCACTTCGACGTCATCCTCGCCGCGTTCTGCGTGGTGCTCGTGGTGTCCAACGTCGTCGCGACCAAGGGCATCGAGATCGGCTCGGGCGCCTGGAGCGTCGGCAGCCTGCAGCTGTGGCCAGTGATCACCGACGGCGGGGCGTTCCTGTTCCCGCTGGCGTACGTGCTCGGTGACGTCATCTCGGAGGTGTACGGGTTCCGGGCAGCGCGCCGCGCGATCGTGACGGGGTTCGCGATGGCGATCATCGCGTCGGTGACGTTCTGGGTGGTGCAGCATGCGCCTGCCGCGTCGTTCTACGAGAACCAGGGCGCATACGAGGCGGTGCTTGGGTTCGTCCCGCAGATCGTGCTCGCGAGCCTCGCGGGATACGTCGTGGGCCAGCTCCTCAACAGCGTGGTGCTCGTGCGGATGAAGGCGCGTACGGCCGAGCGCGGGCTGTTCGCGCGGCTCGCGACCTCGACCGGCGTCGGCGAGCTCGCGGACACGCTGATCTTCTGCGCCATCGCCGCGTCGGTCATCGGGATCACGACGTGGGGCCAGTTCTGGAACTACGCGGTCGTCGGGTTCGTCTACAAGGTCGGCGTCGAGCTGCTGGTGATGCCGGTGACGATGCTCGTGATCG